In one Pasteuria penetrans genomic region, the following are encoded:
- a CDS encoding ParB/RepB/Spo0J family partition protein has protein sequence MDKGKNKKRQSAALGRGLDSLLPSEGEKIFSVAVANLCPNPYQPRTHFDEGQLVELAESIRKHGILQPLIVRKKSVGYEIVAGERRFRAAKMAGLETVPAVVRILHEEQMMEIALIENVQRADLNPIEVAHGYRLLMENCGLKQEELAERTGMSRSHVANTLRLLQLPKEVQGYVSSGSLTMGHARAILSVRGEEKQRVLAERVMDKGISVRQLESLIQGQVAGDQRTEGVLEEKSPPLQLSSYENFFQDLWGIPVQLRYKKTKKKTGGIDIVYHSKEEIDRIVEDLKKKLS, from the coding sequence ATGGATAAAGGAAAAAATAAAAAAAGACAGTCTGCAGCATTGGGGAGGGGTTTGGATTCGTTATTGCCCAGTGAGGGGGAGAAAATTTTTTCAGTAGCCGTTGCAAATTTATGTCCTAATCCTTATCAACCGCGGACCCATTTTGATGAAGGACAGTTGGTGGAATTAGCAGAATCCATCCGAAAACATGGTATCCTCCAGCCATTGATTGTGCGTAAAAAATCTGTGGGTTATGAAATTGTAGCAGGGGAGCGTCGTTTCCGGGCAGCTAAAATGGCGGGTCTCGAAACGGTACCTGCAGTGGTAAGAATCTTGCATGAAGAGCAAATGATGGAAATAGCACTTATTGAGAATGTGCAGCGTGCCGATCTCAATCCAATAGAGGTAGCTCATGGTTATAGACTTTTAATGGAGAATTGTGGTTTGAAACAGGAAGAATTGGCTGAACGCACCGGTATGAGTCGTTCCCATGTGGCTAATACACTCCGTTTGCTTCAACTTCCAAAGGAAGTTCAGGGATATGTTTCCTCGGGTTCCCTGACTATGGGACACGCCAGGGCTATTCTGTCTGTAAGGGGAGAGGAGAAGCAGAGGGTTCTGGCCGAACGGGTGATGGACAAGGGAATTAGTGTTCGACAGCTAGAGAGTTTGATTCAGGGTCAGGTAGCTGGTGACCAGAGAACAGAAGGGGTTTTGGAAGAAAAATCTCCCCCCCTTCAGCTATCCTCCTATGAAAATTTTTTTCAAGATCTATGGGGGATACCGGTTCAACTGCGCTATAAGAAGACGAAAAAGAAAACAGGGGGGATTGATATTGTTTATCATTCGAAAGAGGAAATAGATAGAATTGTCGAGGATTTGAAGAAGAAATTGAGTTGA
- a CDS encoding transposase has protein sequence MKGSLHPDTAFAKEYIETWVPHDGMRLCADGGYYSHEISELAQSKGISLCFTNMTGRRGNPDKLRASTFVRDKRTKEITRCVANKEPENSQYKPGRKPGSGTSVAYFNGEDCKKCPFADQCIGKLNKTGGRTIRLTDRTYSAAEQRDQLEETKYREAGNSRAAIEGVCSALKNAYGARRLKVRGERRARLTMFAKCVAYNTSQVSEYIVKFIRIRRREAIS, from the coding sequence ATGAAAGGTTCCCTTCATCCAGATACGGCCTTTGCGAAGGAGTACATAGAAACATGGGTTCCCCATGATGGAATGCGGTTGTGTGCCGATGGGGGGTACTACAGCCATGAGATAAGCGAACTTGCCCAATCAAAGGGTATTTCGCTATGCTTCACCAATATGACGGGCCGAAGGGGGAACCCCGATAAATTGAGGGCAAGCACGTTTGTGCGAGACAAAAGAACAAAGGAAATTACACGGTGCGTGGCAAACAAGGAACCCGAGAACAGCCAGTACAAACCAGGGAGAAAACCAGGGAGCGGGACCAGTGTGGCTTATTTCAACGGGGAGGATTGCAAGAAGTGCCCCTTTGCGGATCAGTGCATTGGCAAACTCAACAAAACAGGGGGAAGAACCATAAGATTAACCGACCGAACGTACTCGGCGGCGGAGCAAAGAGATCAATTGGAGGAGACAAAATATAGGGAAGCAGGGAACAGTCGTGCGGCCATTGAGGGCGTTTGCTCCGCACTAAAAAATGCTTACGGAGCTCGCCGACTTAAGGTGCGTGGTGAACGAAGAGCTAGGTTGACAATGTTCGCAAAGTGTGTAGCGTATAACACATCTCAAGTCTCCGAATATATAGTAAAATTTATAAGAATAAGAAGGAGAGAAGCCATATCGTGA
- a CDS encoding ParM/StbA family protein, translated as MAKTPIYIGNDIGYYGTKVVSQRGGKFFKLFVRNMVVPNRVGEITYNNDSHNIIYREDESDREWFCGKLAVEQSGDDELFDSHKRRLFSPTWFREQEYLIMFRVSTGLMLQEDDEPILSVALPTDHYIDYREEIRRRLIGSHSFEVKQGNLPFRRIHFEIKPENLYVISQPMATLFHIALDRDGKLLNEDLFIQKVSINDLGFGTSDVETLHGETIIKRQSFTSRYAMLSVYQRLAKRLLEFTMQVDPDKNGKEYPIWSLPRIVRSGEISFKGTTHDVSDLINTCIQEVGNSLIDEVWKRLDYGDDIAYIILTGGASIPFKRFYRERFREKLIYAEDYGIEAQFANSFGLCKFAQSKAKSREEQEKSSDIGASIPIQQQFHIPDATYDASTTPSKGEMKET; from the coding sequence GTGGCAAAAACACCAATCTACATTGGCAATGACATAGGCTATTATGGTACTAAAGTCGTCAGCCAACGTGGCGGTAAGTTTTTCAAGCTCTTTGTGCGCAATATGGTTGTTCCTAACCGCGTTGGCGAGATTACGTATAACAATGACTCACACAACATCATTTACAGGGAGGATGAAAGCGACAGGGAATGGTTTTGTGGTAAATTGGCCGTTGAGCAATCCGGTGATGATGAGCTCTTTGATTCCCATAAACGTCGTCTTTTCAGTCCCACCTGGTTCCGTGAACAGGAATACCTCATTATGTTTCGTGTGAGTACGGGTTTGATGCTACAGGAGGATGATGAACCCATACTTTCCGTGGCCCTTCCTACCGACCACTATATTGACTACAGGGAGGAAATCAGGAGGCGTCTCATCGGTTCCCATTCCTTCGAGGTAAAACAGGGCAACCTACCCTTCCGCCGCATCCATTTCGAAATCAAACCCGAAAACCTTTATGTCATCAGTCAACCCATGGCCACGTTGTTCCATATTGCTCTAGACCGGGACGGAAAGCTCCTGAATGAGGACCTTTTCATCCAAAAGGTAAGCATCAACGACTTGGGCTTTGGAACATCGGACGTGGAAACACTACATGGGGAAACCATTATCAAACGGCAAAGCTTCACCTCACGTTATGCTATGCTCAGTGTGTACCAGCGTCTTGCAAAACGGTTGCTGGAATTCACGATGCAGGTTGATCCTGACAAGAATGGTAAGGAATATCCTATCTGGAGCCTCCCACGTATCGTTCGTTCAGGGGAGATTAGCTTCAAGGGTACCACCCATGATGTTAGCGATCTCATCAATACGTGCATACAGGAAGTGGGGAACTCCCTTATCGACGAGGTGTGGAAGAGACTCGACTATGGGGATGATATCGCCTATATTATTCTGACGGGAGGTGCCTCCATTCCTTTCAAACGATTCTATCGTGAACGATTTCGTGAAAAGTTGATTTATGCCGAGGACTACGGTATCGAGGCACAGTTTGCCAACAGTTTTGGCCTATGTAAATTTGCCCAATCTAAGGCCAAGAGTAGGGAAGAGCAAGAAAAATCGTCTGATATAGGTGCATCAATCCCAATACAGCAACAATTTCACATACCGGATGCTACTTATGATGCCTCTACCACCCCAAGCAAGGGGGAAATGAAAGAAACATGA
- the rsmG gene encoding 16S rRNA (guanine(527)-N(7))-methyltransferase RsmG produces the protein MNPGGQKLPVHEEFRNWCKRIGLKLSDKDLSQFAAYADLIREGNKRCNLTRILDDEGMYSKHFYDSLALCQLQPLKNDKIKNLLDVGSGAGFPSIPIKIVSPDLRVTTMDARSKKVSFLQTVCQQLALSRVECLVGRAEKLAHNPSLREAFDMVVARALAPLPVLLEYTLPFVRRGGIFVIMKGPPPPAMELKAVESVLWRLGGNWGDQLQFSLPHNHGERTLFTIKKEGVTPSDYPRAVGVPTRHPLV, from the coding sequence GTGAACCCCGGAGGGCAGAAACTACCGGTTCATGAAGAATTCCGCAATTGGTGTAAAAGAATAGGTCTGAAACTATCAGATAAAGATTTGTCCCAATTTGCTGCCTATGCCGATTTGATAAGAGAAGGAAATAAACGTTGCAATTTAACACGCATTCTGGATGATGAGGGTATGTATAGTAAGCATTTTTATGATTCTCTTGCCCTTTGTCAGTTACAACCCCTCAAAAACGACAAAATAAAAAACCTACTAGATGTAGGTAGTGGAGCTGGTTTCCCATCGATTCCTATTAAAATTGTTTCCCCTGATCTGCGTGTAACCACAATGGATGCACGAAGCAAAAAAGTTTCCTTTCTACAAACGGTTTGCCAACAACTTGCTTTATCACGTGTGGAGTGTTTGGTTGGCCGCGCCGAGAAGTTAGCACATAACCCCTCCCTGAGGGAAGCCTTTGACATGGTAGTAGCCCGAGCATTGGCTCCCCTGCCTGTTCTACTGGAATATACCCTACCCTTTGTTCGACGGGGGGGAATTTTTGTTATCATGAAGGGACCTCCCCCCCCTGCCATGGAGTTGAAAGCCGTGGAATCCGTTTTATGGAGATTGGGGGGAAACTGGGGGGATCAATTGCAATTTTCCCTTCCACATAACCACGGAGAAAGGACCCTATTCACAATCAAAAAAGAAGGGGTGACCCCTTCTGACTATCCCCGTGCCGTGGGTGTACCCACACGGCACCCCTTGGTGTAA
- the mnmG gene encoding tRNA uridine-5-carboxymethylaminomethyl(34) synthesis enzyme MnmG, which yields MEVITVYDVIVVGAGHAGCESALAAARMGCRTLVLTLSLDHVAYMPCNPSIGGPAKGHVVREIDALDGAMGHVTDQTYLQMRMLNASKGAAVFSLRAQADKERYQRMMRRLLEEEENIVLRQAMVDELIVQEGVCRGVRTETKVNYYSQAVILTTGTYLRGRVIIGDLSYGSGPNNQRPSLALSASLQSLGFSLVRFKTGTPPRVDARTVNTKVMERQEGDPTPRFFSYRTPAQQFLDDPAQMPCFLTYTNATTHQCIQENLHRAPMFSGLVNAVGPRYCPSIEDKIVRFADKDRHQIFLEPEGRATSEIYVQGLSTSLPEDVQLRILRTLPGMEQAEMIRTGYAIEYDVIVPTQLWPTLETKCVKRLFTAGQINGTSGYEEAAGQGVLAGLNAGRLARGEKMQVLARSQAYIGVMIDDLVTKGTAEPYRLLTSRAEYRLLLRHDNADLRLTEWGYRLGLVGEERYRAFAKKRDAIMAEHTRLQETILQATEKMQRILDSLGTTSLTQPTSLAHLLRRPGLQYGDVARLGSSEPGEGVTEEVAEAVEIAIKYDGYIKRAKSQAAKMQRMEKQPLPVSTDYHALKGLSMEAREKLSAIQPRSLGQAARIAGVTPADLSVLMIHLAAQRKLGVKGKSEPRRAETTGS from the coding sequence ATGGAGGTGATCACTGTGTATGATGTAATTGTCGTGGGCGCTGGGCACGCGGGTTGTGAATCAGCCTTAGCAGCTGCCCGTATGGGTTGTCGTACACTCGTTTTGACCCTGAGTCTAGATCATGTGGCCTATATGCCCTGCAATCCCTCGATTGGCGGACCCGCCAAGGGTCACGTTGTACGAGAAATCGATGCCCTAGACGGGGCTATGGGTCATGTGACAGATCAAACTTATCTACAAATGCGAATGCTTAATGCAAGCAAGGGAGCCGCTGTTTTTTCCCTCAGAGCCCAAGCAGATAAAGAACGTTATCAGCGAATGATGCGCCGTTTGTTGGAGGAAGAGGAAAATATAGTATTACGTCAGGCCATGGTAGATGAGCTCATCGTTCAGGAGGGTGTCTGTCGAGGCGTACGCACGGAAACAAAGGTGAATTATTATTCCCAGGCAGTGATCCTCACTACAGGTACATACCTACGTGGTCGGGTCATTATAGGTGATTTATCCTACGGGAGCGGTCCAAATAACCAACGTCCTTCTCTAGCACTTAGCGCCTCATTGCAATCGCTGGGTTTTTCATTGGTTCGTTTCAAAACGGGTACACCGCCACGGGTGGATGCTAGAACAGTAAATACAAAGGTAATGGAGAGGCAAGAGGGTGATCCAACACCACGTTTCTTTTCCTATAGGACACCAGCACAACAGTTTTTGGATGATCCTGCGCAAATGCCTTGTTTTCTAACCTATACCAATGCCACCACCCACCAATGCATCCAGGAGAATCTCCATCGTGCGCCCATGTTTTCAGGTCTAGTGAACGCGGTGGGGCCAAGGTATTGCCCTTCTATTGAGGACAAGATCGTTCGGTTTGCAGATAAGGACCGCCATCAGATTTTTCTGGAGCCGGAAGGTCGAGCAACATCAGAAATTTACGTTCAGGGTTTATCCACTAGCCTACCCGAAGATGTACAATTACGCATTCTACGAACGCTCCCCGGGATGGAACAAGCGGAGATGATTCGTACTGGATATGCGATCGAATATGATGTCATTGTACCTACACAGTTATGGCCCACACTGGAAACAAAATGTGTGAAGAGGCTATTTACTGCTGGTCAAATCAATGGAACCTCTGGATATGAGGAGGCAGCGGGACAAGGGGTTCTGGCAGGTCTCAACGCGGGACGTTTGGCACGTGGCGAGAAGATGCAGGTACTGGCACGCTCACAGGCTTATATTGGTGTAATGATTGACGATTTGGTAACAAAGGGAACAGCAGAGCCCTATCGATTGTTGACGTCACGGGCGGAATATCGTTTATTGTTACGACATGACAATGCGGATTTGCGTCTGACGGAATGGGGATACCGCTTGGGCTTGGTTGGTGAGGAAAGATATAGGGCGTTTGCGAAGAAACGGGATGCGATCATGGCCGAACACACCCGACTGCAGGAAACAATCCTACAGGCCACAGAAAAGATGCAAAGAATATTGGATTCATTGGGGACCACGTCACTTACACAGCCAACGTCCCTAGCACATCTGCTCCGTCGTCCTGGCCTCCAATATGGTGATGTAGCCAGGTTAGGTTCCTCTGAGCCGGGGGAAGGGGTAACGGAGGAGGTTGCTGAAGCCGTGGAAATAGCAATCAAGTACGATGGATATATCAAACGTGCAAAGAGTCAGGCTGCTAAAATGCAGCGTATGGAGAAACAACCCCTGCCGGTTTCCACGGATTATCATGCTCTCAAGGGATTGTCCATGGAGGCGCGTGAAAAATTGTCGGCGATTCAACCCCGTTCATTAGGTCAAGCAGCCCGAATCGCCGGGGTAACACCTGCTGATCTCTCAGTACTGATGATTCATTTGGCTGCACAACGAAAACTGGGGGTGAAAGGGAAAAGTGAACCCCGGAGGGCAGAAACTACCGGTTCATGA
- the mnmE gene encoding tRNA uridine-5-carboxymethylaminomethyl(34) synthesis GTPase MnmE, with the protein MTNDAPFMDTIAAVATPPGEGSVAVLRLSGSESIGIAAKVTKGTAHSLLEVPSHTIHHGFLHHPVTGICIDEVLVSVMRAPRTFTCEDVVEIGCHGGSVLVKMVLEALLAAGARLAEPGEFTKRAFFHGRIDLAQAEALMDLIHARTEKIAQAALAQHRGHFSGAVNELRDSLLTLLAHIAVTIDYPEYDTDQVVAKDALSQLIIMEKTIADLLESAHQGERLQAGIRVVIIGRPNVGKSSLLNALAGTEKAIVTDIAGTTRDLIEVEVTIDGFPFLLVDTAGLRDAVDRVEQMGVERAQRARRQADVVVWVVDGSQPLQEEEQRWLMDMDQQPEFIIVNKIDLPQKIDRSTLREFLPGESEWISCSVQQQIGLSELKGALVRKGFPDAVTMSDKTTALHLCNLRQSEALRCAQKALGTAAEALRSGMPIDLAEADIRNCWECLGEAVGSTVQEDLLDSIFSRFCLGK; encoded by the coding sequence TTGACAAACGATGCCCCTTTCATGGATACCATCGCGGCCGTGGCCACTCCACCTGGGGAAGGTAGTGTGGCTGTTTTGCGTTTGAGTGGTTCAGAATCCATCGGGATTGCAGCTAAGGTAACAAAGGGAACAGCTCATTCCCTATTAGAGGTTCCCTCCCACACCATCCATCACGGCTTTTTACATCATCCCGTGACCGGTATCTGTATTGATGAGGTATTAGTGAGTGTTATGCGTGCCCCTCGCACCTTCACGTGCGAGGATGTAGTAGAGATTGGTTGTCACGGGGGTTCTGTACTGGTTAAGATGGTTTTAGAAGCTCTCTTAGCCGCGGGGGCCCGTTTGGCGGAACCTGGTGAATTTACAAAACGCGCCTTCTTCCACGGTCGAATTGATTTGGCACAGGCAGAGGCCCTAATGGATCTGATTCATGCACGTACGGAAAAAATAGCTCAGGCGGCATTGGCCCAACACAGGGGGCATTTTTCCGGGGCTGTGAATGAATTGCGTGATTCTTTGTTGACGTTATTGGCCCATATTGCAGTAACTATCGATTACCCAGAGTATGATACCGATCAGGTGGTTGCAAAGGACGCCCTCTCGCAGCTCATAATCATGGAGAAAACAATCGCAGATTTGTTGGAAAGCGCCCACCAGGGGGAACGATTGCAAGCGGGAATCCGGGTGGTAATCATAGGGCGACCCAATGTAGGAAAATCTTCACTCCTCAATGCCCTGGCGGGTACCGAGAAAGCCATTGTAACGGATATTGCTGGTACAACAAGGGATTTGATTGAAGTAGAGGTTACGATTGATGGTTTTCCCTTCCTGTTGGTAGATACAGCGGGATTGCGTGACGCCGTGGACCGAGTGGAACAAATGGGGGTAGAAAGAGCACAGCGTGCGCGTCGGCAGGCTGATGTAGTGGTTTGGGTGGTCGATGGTTCCCAGCCCCTTCAAGAGGAGGAGCAGCGTTGGTTGATGGACATGGATCAACAACCCGAATTCATTATTGTCAACAAAATTGATTTGCCACAGAAAATCGATCGGTCCACCCTGCGCGAATTCCTCCCCGGGGAGAGTGAGTGGATTTCTTGCTCCGTCCAACAGCAAATAGGATTATCTGAACTCAAGGGGGCATTGGTCCGGAAAGGTTTTCCTGATGCGGTTACAATGTCCGATAAGACTACTGCACTCCATCTATGCAATTTACGTCAATCTGAGGCCTTACGATGCGCCCAAAAAGCATTGGGGACAGCGGCGGAGGCATTACGATCCGGTATGCCGATTGATCTAGCCGAGGCAGATATTAGAAACTGCTGGGAATGTTTGGGTGAGGCAGTGGGTTCTACTGTGCAGGAGGACTTATTGGATTCCATTTTTTCCCGTTTTTGCTTAGGAAAATGA
- a CDS encoding YidC/Oxa1 family membrane protein insertase, with product MQWVHVRRGFFPLVLYLSLSLSGCSSSSYPQELWTSEQVYHQSQTLDLWDHWLTVPMIQLLDGLRYLLGTYTMAILFIPVTVQLLVSPLIWRQNKIQIMIQGLRLEIQDLQKRYKDDPVQLHRAMRNFYEQRGVGSLSQVGCLPIMMQAPLFFGLFRAILHYIPLREERFLHFTLGELGPYWLFPLLSALAVLGVQVMGLVIRGTQMISQKSHLPWRMMLFSFTVSTLIVAAIMPVAANLYLIAANIAFFFQSLAFFILYARPMRLQQKRSDSGREDGQSESGHKGNGSPSKDVPRDVL from the coding sequence TTGCAATGGGTCCATGTGAGGAGGGGATTCTTTCCCCTTGTGTTGTACTTATCATTGAGCTTATCGGGATGTAGTTCCTCCTCCTATCCCCAGGAACTATGGACTTCAGAGCAGGTGTACCACCAATCGCAAACGTTGGATCTGTGGGATCACTGGCTAACAGTACCCATGATTCAATTGTTGGATGGATTACGGTACCTCCTCGGTACTTATACAATGGCCATTTTGTTTATCCCTGTGACGGTTCAGCTCCTGGTTTCCCCCCTCATCTGGCGCCAGAATAAGATACAAATTATGATTCAGGGTTTGCGCCTGGAGATTCAGGACCTGCAGAAAAGATACAAGGATGACCCTGTGCAGTTGCACAGGGCAATGCGTAATTTCTATGAGCAGCGAGGTGTTGGTTCTCTTTCCCAGGTGGGTTGTCTTCCGATCATGATGCAAGCCCCCCTTTTTTTTGGGTTATTCCGGGCTATCCTTCATTACATTCCCTTGAGGGAAGAGAGATTCCTTCATTTTACCTTAGGGGAGTTAGGTCCCTACTGGTTGTTTCCCCTCCTCTCAGCGCTCGCCGTGTTAGGTGTACAGGTTATGGGATTGGTTATCCGGGGAACTCAAATGATCTCACAAAAATCACATCTTCCCTGGAGGATGATGTTATTTTCCTTTACGGTTAGCACCCTGATTGTGGCCGCCATTATGCCCGTGGCTGCCAACCTCTATCTAATTGCTGCCAATATAGCTTTCTTTTTCCAATCATTGGCTTTTTTCATTTTGTATGCGCGTCCCATGCGTTTACAACAGAAAAGATCAGATTCGGGTAGGGAAGATGGGCAATCGGAATCGGGGCATAAGGGGAATGGTTCCCCAAGTAAGGATGTCCCACGGGACGTTTTGTAG
- a CDS encoding membrane protein insertase YidC translates to MRNLISVLRSRRHMFFFIIILVLFLFTSSGCSGVPDYQQDPWTPERVYNDPSSLPWYARFLPVPFFIKVLDYAKDYLGLYAWAFLMVPAAVRILLAPLVWKKDLALVKMKKLYPEIRRLREKYKSDPLRAHGAIRDLYTMHGTSQFASMGCLPMLLQTPIFVSLYQATLHYTPLRGEGFFIWDDIGQKDPYYLAPSLAAAMMFLWQVVNFMTQGKQQLNMGQVNIPPQLLLIMGPLITFAFFVSFPVASSLYLFSSNTIALLQSSAFYLFYVRPRRLAGGSEPQAKKASPKKKGKVVIEAEARVKDATGESISPNDSYEGSTQKKSTGKGKKKRKKKKKQGR, encoded by the coding sequence TTGAGGAATCTCATTTCCGTCCTCAGGTCAAGAAGGCATATGTTCTTTTTTATTATTATCCTCGTTCTTTTTCTGTTTACCTCGAGTGGTTGTAGTGGAGTACCGGATTACCAACAGGATCCATGGACACCGGAAAGGGTATACAACGACCCCTCTTCGCTCCCTTGGTATGCCCGGTTCCTCCCAGTACCCTTTTTCATCAAAGTTCTAGATTACGCAAAGGATTATCTGGGTCTCTATGCATGGGCTTTTCTCATGGTTCCCGCTGCTGTGAGAATCCTTCTGGCTCCCTTGGTTTGGAAGAAGGATTTAGCTTTGGTGAAGATGAAAAAGCTCTATCCAGAGATTCGCAGATTACGTGAAAAATATAAAAGTGATCCCCTTCGAGCACACGGAGCTATACGTGACCTCTATACCATGCATGGCACGAGTCAGTTCGCCTCCATGGGATGCCTTCCGATGCTGTTGCAGACTCCAATTTTCGTTTCATTGTACCAGGCAACCCTCCACTATACACCCCTGCGTGGGGAAGGATTTTTCATTTGGGATGATATTGGTCAGAAGGATCCCTATTATTTAGCTCCCTCACTGGCTGCTGCCATGATGTTTCTCTGGCAAGTTGTCAATTTCATGACCCAGGGAAAGCAACAACTGAATATGGGTCAAGTCAATATTCCTCCCCAGCTTCTCTTGATCATGGGCCCTCTCATTACCTTCGCGTTTTTCGTCAGTTTCCCCGTAGCATCCAGCCTGTATTTATTTTCTTCCAATACGATTGCCTTGTTGCAATCCTCCGCGTTTTATCTTTTTTACGTACGTCCCCGCCGTTTAGCGGGAGGGAGCGAGCCGCAGGCAAAAAAGGCAAGCCCCAAGAAAAAGGGGAAGGTAGTTATTGAAGCGGAGGCACGTGTTAAGGACGCAACAGGAGAATCAATATCCCCTAATGATTCCTATGAAGGATCCACTCAAAAAAAGAGTACCGGAAAGGGGAAAAAGAAAAGGAAAAAGAAAAAGAAGCAGGGTCGTTAG
- a CDS encoding transposase has product MLGRKENPSKKRVSGFKRGKDGKIHRCPGGKTPDSSTYQPGENGKGKMVAHFHEGTCGGCKFAEQCAAKPLKRGGPAHHRSVLFNGGTTGQNGATRVQREKEKGNRCAAVEGGGVLL; this is encoded by the coding sequence ATGTTGGGAAGAAAGGAAAATCCCAGTAAAAAGAGGGTAAGTGGGTTCAAGAGGGGGAAGGATGGAAAGATCCATCGGTGTCCTGGTGGCAAGACCCCCGACTCATCCACGTACCAACCCGGAGAAAATGGCAAGGGTAAGATGGTAGCCCACTTCCATGAGGGGACCTGCGGGGGATGTAAATTTGCCGAGCAATGTGCCGCCAAACCTCTGAAGAGGGGGGGTCCTGCGCACCACAGATCAGTCCTATTCAACGGCGGAACAACGGGACAAAATGGAGCAACCAGAGTACAAAGAGAAAAAGAGAAGGGTAATCGTTGTGCGGCTGTGGAGGGGGGGGGTGTTCTTCTATGA
- the def gene encoding peptide deformylase, producing MAIRSILLYPNSVLREMASPVFHFDENIHKLLDDMVETMYGASGTVLTAPQIGILQRLMVINSKKIKPTSQPKSETSHLEIINPRLIQREGEKWNPSEGSLSVPNLWGKVQRFEYITIRAQDRRGKEIEIRAEGPLAWSIQHGMDHLDGVLFTDRMREQYEDRELDIRKSAREMLHRVEGLLPWPAAFFQHTNGTRWKIWGAKTRPNTTTTEPGCVADVDHEEGVVWLATPDGELGLLEIQIIRENQQKISIKDWLKENYVQIGEPWIYAKSAALQPV from the coding sequence ATGGCCATACGCAGCATCTTACTGTATCCCAATTCCGTCCTGAGGGAAATGGCGAGTCCGGTGTTCCATTTCGATGAGAATATCCATAAACTCCTGGACGATATGGTGGAGACAATGTATGGGGCTTCCGGGACCGTACTAACGGCTCCACAGATAGGTATTCTGCAACGTTTGATGGTCATCAATAGTAAAAAGATCAAACCAACATCACAACCCAAATCAGAAACTTCACATTTGGAGATCATCAACCCTCGCCTTATCCAACGTGAGGGGGAGAAATGGAATCCCTCAGAGGGTTCCCTATCGGTCCCAAATCTCTGGGGAAAGGTGCAGCGTTTTGAATACATCACAATCCGAGCCCAAGATCGACGGGGGAAGGAGATTGAAATCCGGGCGGAAGGGCCCCTGGCTTGGTCTATCCAGCATGGGATGGACCATTTGGATGGGGTATTGTTCACGGACCGAATGAGAGAACAATACGAGGATCGAGAACTGGATATACGAAAAAGTGCACGAGAAATGCTCCATCGAGTAGAAGGGTTACTCCCATGGCCTGCTGCATTCTTTCAGCACACTAACGGTACAAGGTGGAAAATATGGGGGGCCAAGACCCGTCCCAATACGACTACTACAGAACCGGGATGCGTGGCTGATGTGGATCATGAGGAGGGAGTCGTCTGGTTAGCGACACCTGATGGCGAGCTTGGATTGTTGGAAATTCAAATCATTAGGGAAAATCAACAAAAAATATCAATCAAAGATTGGTTGAAGGAAAACTATGTCCAAATTGGGGAACCCTGGATTTATGCAAAATCCGCTGCACTACAACCGGTTTAA